The Methanoculleus thermophilus genome contains a region encoding:
- a CDS encoding DUF3887 domain-containing protein encodes MNRSQIPLIVVLVVFALVLACGCMGQETVVSGEEAAAVLAYADPVADNLMQGFNEHNYTKYSRDFGPEMRQALNEAAFEENREFVTSRIGLYESRSDPVVTETGEFVAVTYRAKFEQEDGVALRFVFKKDDPSHQLQGLWFTSPMLRS; translated from the coding sequence ATGAATCGTTCTCAGATCCCACTCATCGTCGTCCTCGTGGTCTTCGCTCTGGTCCTGGCGTGCGGCTGCATGGGCCAGGAGACCGTGGTCTCTGGGGAGGAGGCGGCAGCGGTGCTCGCCTATGCCGACCCGGTCGCCGACAACCTCATGCAGGGCTTCAATGAGCATAACTACACGAAGTACTCCCGTGACTTCGGCCCGGAGATGCGGCAGGCTCTCAATGAAGCCGCGTTTGAAGAGAACCGCGAGTTCGTAACGTCCCGGATTGGGCTCTATGAGTCCCGGAGCGATCCCGTTGTCACGGAGACCGGCGAGTTCGTCGCCGTGACTTACCGGGCGAAGTTCGAGCAGGAGGACGGTGTGGCGCTCAGGTTTGTCTTCAAGAAGGATGATCCGTCGCACCAGCTCCAGGGGCTCTGGTTCACCTCGCCGATGCTGCGCAGTTAA
- a CDS encoding RidA family protein, translating to MYNPHCFPHCPSRFGQYSQAVPCGGYLFMSGQIGLDPATGTLLDTVEGEARQAMENPWAVLLEAGLDFSDAVQTRIYLPDLANFETVNAVYAAYFEEPFPVRSTVEISALPRGARVEIEMIARVR from the coding sequence CTGTACAATCCTCATTGTTTTCCGCATTGCCCCTCTCGGTTCGGGCAGTACAGCCAGGCCGTGCCGTGCGGGGGCTATCTCTTCATGTCAGGCCAGATCGGGCTCGACCCGGCAACCGGCACCCTCCTAGATACCGTCGAAGGTGAAGCGAGGCAGGCCATGGAGAACCCCTGGGCCGTGCTCCTCGAAGCAGGCCTCGACTTCTCGGACGCCGTGCAGACCAGGATCTACTTACCGGACCTCGCGAACTTTGAGACGGTCAACGCCGTCTACGCCGCGTACTTCGAGGAACCCTTCCCCGTTCGGTCGACGGTAGAGATCTCCGCTCTCCCACGAGGTGCTAGGGTCGAGATTGAGATGATCGCGAGGGTGCGATAA
- a CDS encoding tetratricopeptide repeat protein: protein MLIAAYFRGLEYASSRIVKWFCQKIYTLLNWRFLTLLLIVTIALFFHYLIFSLNLVSVADILAGNLVWMPSGVLVWIRDFTPITLLELCGIILLAYLLVEFIRYARTASTNVAIDEFKDFRKRAPGRNPKGSPPLAEDLNDRLVVELDRICTLYHNIAESMYSVSGSPGMRPQPPRIIVETPDNMQTASQVSQSLTVGPVNIPMGLIRGIISSFMKGVRVVGFLFEEDNRLQLVVHKIGPKEQLSWTVTGPEKAGNATLPAAPVLDSMIQELACKMFASMELKGSHEWKAVRSFNQGLEEYLHSKTKPHYRVVGLRRAEKKFIEALSEDKRYHKAYYNLGVIYYEQKKWQAAERAFISSLQANPNDENSYYALALNYFQEAYEVLSKGEINKENGLGKEQLRSVYCDLCRVIELCDVCLSLQWPNPEAYELKGFAYRLRCCITDKCLDLDRGCSLDTVLTERCGVDDLENAIRYRRTAVQQSWGCLRKRFIKASLLPSQDRSAREFEVTKDLTYKCLNNFAYTLQQKCIEIKTHSQLGNLGRVNDLTWIDHLSFWLLSHILIRMYRQALDLKPSKANPHLGIGVVYLTADRPDIAARYFRNAVSIDCTLTSAWVYLALAYSKLLDDIDNAQKSGSEGRVKCSGLNGCTSDRENISQSKRNEQKQDFLDKRNYALKQILNYIEVEKPFHLYRIIEDHKDCKERPESQRCWEVIWLVDKALKFLEYARALDASNEFVLPSLDFMRDESGEEPNVDSNLKSIFENWLMGEWYRIHGVFLLKCGKPVLVEQMFQKSLDMLKSTYPERVRKNSIHASLSHAQIRQKDYLKAITAADNGLSLDPRCFYAHLRRGQGFYGINDLDRCVEEYYFALQCDPEQPEVYFRIGQVNLLRAQRSHDPNEKRELLSEAFKYFKMALDFHESGDRDYAKMHYWLGKSSLIMGSYNEARTFFETAEAVFKTVDPADIASIKTTFHLGEAHLGMGMFASSSFHFKRVHHSLEKFLCLDDSLYGNSLLPEVEDFLEDGICTCALRALCHIRCAIMTELCKSDGIGAAQRHLDAAEPLIQKISNPTASHEVRSEYLCAKGWLLLKGGEYSEAIEAFQQAHIWKSMAQSYWYMARAYYERGMRLHNPQLRKEQFLLASECCDYVKALDFTGRYTVRAEQMLSKLKCSLGQT from the coding sequence ATGCTGATTGCGGCCTATTTTCGGGGCTTGGAGTATGCCTCCAGCCGTATTGTCAAATGGTTCTGCCAAAAAATATACACATTACTTAATTGGCGCTTTTTAACCCTTCTTTTAATCGTAACAATTGCCCTGTTCTTCCATTACCTGATATTTAGTTTAAATTTAGTTTCGGTAGCCGATATCCTCGCGGGAAATCTGGTCTGGATGCCTTCTGGCGTACTTGTATGGATTCGAGATTTTACCCCGATTACGCTCCTTGAATTATGCGGGATCATTTTACTTGCTTACCTGCTCGTTGAATTCATCCGCTATGCGAGAACCGCTTCGACGAACGTGGCCATTGATGAGTTCAAGGATTTCCGCAAGAGAGCTCCTGGGCGTAATCCGAAGGGGTCCCCTCCTCTTGCCGAGGATCTCAATGACAGGCTGGTAGTTGAACTGGACCGGATCTGCACCCTATACCATAACATAGCGGAATCAATGTACTCAGTGTCTGGTTCGCCCGGTATGCGACCCCAGCCTCCTCGAATTATAGTCGAAACGCCGGATAATATGCAGACTGCATCTCAAGTCAGCCAATCGCTGACCGTGGGGCCGGTCAACATTCCTATGGGCCTGATCCGGGGGATCATATCGTCGTTTATGAAAGGTGTACGGGTAGTTGGGTTTCTTTTTGAGGAGGACAACCGATTGCAACTGGTCGTCCACAAGATCGGCCCAAAAGAGCAACTCAGTTGGACCGTTACGGGCCCGGAAAAGGCTGGAAATGCTACTCTTCCGGCTGCCCCGGTTCTTGACAGCATGATTCAGGAATTGGCATGTAAAATGTTCGCATCTATGGAATTGAAAGGCTCCCACGAGTGGAAGGCAGTCCGGAGTTTTAATCAAGGTCTTGAAGAATACCTCCACAGTAAAACGAAGCCGCACTATCGTGTTGTTGGGTTAAGGCGAGCCGAAAAAAAGTTTATTGAGGCTCTTTCCGAGGATAAAAGGTACCATAAGGCGTATTATAATCTTGGGGTTATCTACTACGAGCAGAAGAAATGGCAGGCGGCTGAGAGGGCTTTTATCTCAAGCCTCCAAGCAAATCCGAATGATGAGAACTCATATTATGCCTTGGCACTGAACTACTTTCAGGAGGCATATGAGGTTCTCTCGAAGGGAGAGATCAACAAAGAAAATGGCCTTGGTAAGGAACAACTTCGAAGCGTCTATTGTGATTTATGCCGCGTAATCGAACTCTGCGATGTCTGTTTGTCGCTCCAGTGGCCTAACCCGGAAGCCTATGAGTTGAAAGGGTTCGCATATCGTCTTAGATGTTGTATCACCGATAAGTGCTTGGACTTAGATCGAGGCTGTTCCTTGGATACAGTTCTGACCGAGAGGTGTGGTGTCGACGATCTGGAGAATGCGATACGATATCGCCGTACTGCGGTGCAACAGTCCTGGGGGTGTTTACGCAAGCGTTTCATAAAAGCCTCTCTGCTGCCCAGTCAGGATAGGTCTGCCAGGGAGTTCGAGGTGACTAAAGATCTGACGTACAAATGTCTGAATAACTTTGCGTATACGCTTCAACAGAAATGTATCGAGATAAAGACCCATTCACAATTAGGAAATCTTGGAAGGGTAAATGACCTGACTTGGATAGATCATCTATCTTTCTGGTTGCTATCCCATATTCTGATAAGGATGTATCGGCAGGCCTTGGATCTGAAACCTTCAAAAGCAAATCCTCATCTTGGTATAGGGGTTGTATATCTCACCGCGGATCGTCCAGATATCGCAGCCAGGTATTTTAGGAATGCAGTATCGATTGATTGCACTCTTACGTCTGCCTGGGTATATCTTGCTCTGGCGTATAGCAAGTTGCTCGATGATATCGATAACGCCCAAAAGAGCGGCTCGGAAGGTCGTGTGAAATGCTCCGGTTTGAACGGTTGTACATCTGATAGAGAGAATATCTCTCAGAGTAAACGGAATGAGCAGAAACAGGATTTCCTTGACAAACGTAATTACGCGCTCAAGCAGATCTTGAATTATATTGAGGTCGAAAAACCATTTCATCTGTATCGAATCATTGAGGATCATAAGGACTGTAAAGAACGTCCAGAAAGCCAGAGATGCTGGGAGGTTATCTGGTTAGTTGATAAAGCACTTAAGTTTCTGGAATATGCCAGAGCACTTGATGCATCTAACGAATTCGTTCTCCCTTCACTCGATTTTATGCGAGATGAGTCAGGTGAGGAGCCAAATGTGGATTCAAACCTCAAATCAATCTTTGAAAATTGGCTGATGGGAGAGTGGTATCGTATACACGGGGTTTTCTTACTAAAGTGCGGTAAGCCGGTTCTTGTCGAACAGATGTTTCAAAAGTCTCTTGACATGTTGAAGTCGACGTATCCTGAGAGAGTTCGAAAGAATTCCATCCATGCGTCTCTGTCTCATGCCCAGATCCGGCAGAAGGACTATCTTAAAGCGATTACTGCCGCAGATAATGGTTTATCGCTCGATCCGAGGTGCTTCTATGCTCATCTGCGCAGAGGACAGGGGTTTTACGGTATCAACGATCTCGACCGGTGTGTTGAAGAGTACTACTTTGCACTTCAGTGCGATCCGGAACAACCTGAAGTTTATTTTCGCATAGGCCAGGTAAACCTGCTGCGTGCACAGCGTTCTCACGACCCTAACGAAAAGCGGGAACTTCTATCGGAGGCATTTAAGTACTTCAAAATGGCTCTGGATTTCCATGAGAGCGGCGATAGAGATTATGCAAAAATGCACTACTGGCTTGGAAAGTCTTCCTTGATCATGGGCTCTTACAACGAAGCGCGAACATTCTTCGAAACAGCAGAAGCGGTCTTCAAAACCGTAGATCCAGCCGATATTGCTTCAATTAAAACCACATTTCACCTCGGTGAAGCGCATCTTGGTATGGGAATGTTTGCGAGCAGTTCGTTCCATTTTAAGCGCGTACATCACAGTTTGGAGAAATTCCTCTGTCTTGATGACTCCCTCTACGGAAATTCCCTCCTGCCGGAAGTTGAGGATTTCCTGGAGGATGGCATATGCACCTGCGCTCTTAGGGCTCTTTGTCATATTCGATGTGCGATCATGACTGAATTGTGCAAATCAGATGGCATAGGGGCTGCACAAAGGCACCTCGACGCCGCTGAACCGTTAATACAAAAGATCTCAAACCCAACAGCATCGCACGAGGTACGATCGGAATACCTGTGTGCAAAAGGTTGGTTGCTGCTGAAAGGGGGAGAGTATTCCGAAGCTATCGAGGCGTTTCAACAGGCTCATATATGGAAATCCATGGCGCAAAGTTATTGGTATATGGCCCGTGCCTATTATGAACGGGGAATGCGGTTGCATAATCCTCAACTTCGGAAAGAGCAGTTCCTTCTGGCGAGTGAGTGTTGTGACTACGTGAAAGCCCTTGATTTCACTGGTCGTTATACGGTTAGGGCGGAGCAGATGCTCTCCAAGTTGAAATGCTCTTTAGGTCAAACATAA
- a CDS encoding flavodoxin family protein: MKVIGIASSPRKGGNSQTLVEHILSGAREAGATTELVRLCDLDIQPCKGCNTCKTGQPCVIQDDMGELYEKLADADAVVFGSPVYWFRLNAQAYPFIDRFYAYLKPDFTTDFPKGKKFVTAFTCGGVGPEVLNPLNDYLKNVFSFLGFVDAGFIWQGQCYQLDDLAKYPEKIEEAKALGRSLIQ; the protein is encoded by the coding sequence ATGAAGGTCATTGGCATTGCATCCAGTCCTCGAAAAGGGGGGAACAGCCAGACGCTGGTCGAGCACATTCTTTCCGGCGCACGGGAAGCCGGAGCGACGACTGAGCTGGTACGGCTTTGCGACCTTGATATCCAGCCCTGCAAGGGATGTAACACCTGTAAAACCGGGCAACCCTGCGTCATACAGGATGATATGGGGGAGCTCTACGAGAAGCTGGCCGACGCCGATGCTGTCGTCTTCGGCTCCCCAGTCTACTGGTTCCGGCTGAACGCACAGGCTTACCCGTTCATTGACCGGTTTTACGCATACTTAAAACCGGATTTCACCACCGACTTCCCGAAGGGCAAGAAGTTCGTGACTGCGTTTACCTGTGGGGGCGTCGGTCCCGAGGTCTTAAACCCGCTCAACGATTACCTGAAGAATGTCTTCTCATTCCTGGGATTTGTCGATGCAGGGTTCATCTGGCAGGGCCAGTGCTACCAGCTCGACGACCTCGCGAAATATCCCGAGAAGATTGAAGAGGCAAAGGCGCTGGGGCGGTCGCTGATTCAATAA
- a CDS encoding PAS domain S-box protein has translation MQTVTNPYRILYVDDEEGLLDIGRFYLEQAGGITVDVTASPHEALHMILSGRYDAVVSDYQMPEMNGIELLKRVREAGSRVPFIIFTGKGREEVVIEALNSGADFYIQKGGNPGAQFAELANAVRQLAGRQRAEAAVRKGEEMLHKAQKLAHLGSWEFDHESRRLIWSDEVYRIFGLDPGKPPTYEEFLAMVHPDDRAAVDAAYSTSVAEAKAGYEVKHRIIRKDTGEVRYLVERCEHQRDESGQIVRSVGMVHDITELKLAELELRSQHEKLQVAYEQLAVVEKELRSSFDDLAESQRQLQASEERYRRISESISDVVYSCVLKHSGNYRFDWVAGAVHEITGYTEDEILAMRCWRKIIHPDDMPIFERETLRLPPGTSSLFEIRIVRRDSRVRWLRVSANCTDTADGEIRLYGGWQDITDQKEAEERLRKTAEKMESIFRAAPTGIGMAVDGVMTEVNGRLCEILGYTRDELIGQHVQLLCPDDTVYESALQQMHARVEVTGKCTLETRFRRKDGAIIDVLLSITPLDPMHFSWGVTFTVQDITERKAMEREIEYHARELARQTNSLAIANRKLNLMSSITRHDILNQLTILLGNLWIAEETGAGQNISEYLARVKGAAGRIHRQIEFTRDYTDLGVRSPEWQRVSDLIRSAVHQDLPVDDETRDLVIYADPMLETVFANLMDNTLRHGESATGVRVRYRLEENGDLTLIWEDDGVGIPVEEKERIFQRGVGKNTGLGLFLIREILAITGINIAETGEPGKGARFEMLVPRGAYKILG, from the coding sequence GTGCAGACCGTCACCAATCCCTATCGCATCCTCTACGTCGACGACGAGGAGGGACTTCTCGATATCGGCCGTTTCTACCTTGAACAGGCAGGCGGCATCACCGTCGATGTCACCGCAAGCCCGCACGAGGCACTCCACATGATCCTCTCCGGTCGCTACGACGCGGTCGTCTCGGATTACCAGATGCCGGAGATGAACGGCATCGAACTCTTAAAGCGGGTCCGGGAGGCGGGGTCCCGGGTGCCCTTCATCATCTTCACCGGGAAGGGGCGCGAGGAGGTGGTGATCGAGGCGCTGAACAGCGGCGCTGACTTCTATATCCAGAAGGGCGGTAATCCGGGGGCGCAGTTCGCGGAACTCGCAAACGCTGTTCGGCAGCTGGCTGGAAGGCAAAGGGCGGAGGCCGCAGTCCGCAAGGGCGAAGAGATGCTGCATAAGGCGCAGAAACTTGCCCATCTCGGCAGCTGGGAGTTCGACCACGAGTCCCGACGTCTGATCTGGTCGGACGAGGTCTACCGCATCTTTGGTCTCGATCCCGGAAAACCGCCGACCTATGAGGAGTTCCTCGCAATGGTCCACCCGGACGATCGGGCCGCGGTCGATGCTGCTTATTCTACCTCGGTCGCGGAGGCGAAGGCCGGCTACGAGGTCAAGCATCGGATCATCCGCAAGGACACCGGGGAGGTCCGGTATCTCGTTGAACGGTGCGAACACCAGCGGGACGAATCCGGCCAGATCGTCCGCTCCGTTGGGATGGTGCACGACATCACGGAACTCAAACTCGCCGAACTCGAGCTGCGGTCCCAGCACGAGAAACTCCAGGTGGCATACGAGCAGCTCGCCGTCGTCGAGAAGGAACTCCGGTCAAGCTTCGACGACCTCGCCGAGAGTCAGCGCCAGCTCCAGGCAAGCGAAGAACGCTACCGGCGGATCTCCGAGAGCATCTCTGACGTCGTATATTCCTGTGTCCTCAAGCATTCGGGCAATTACAGGTTCGACTGGGTTGCCGGAGCGGTGCACGAGATCACCGGGTATACCGAGGACGAGATCCTCGCGATGCGGTGCTGGAGGAAGATCATCCACCCGGATGATATGCCAATCTTTGAGCGCGAGACTCTCCGGCTCCCCCCGGGAACGTCGTCGCTCTTTGAGATCCGAATTGTCCGCCGGGATAGTCGGGTCCGGTGGCTCCGTGTCTCGGCCAACTGCACCGATACCGCGGACGGCGAGATACGGTTATACGGCGGGTGGCAGGATATCACGGACCAAAAGGAGGCCGAGGAGAGGTTGCGGAAGACCGCGGAGAAGATGGAGAGCATCTTCCGTGCCGCTCCCACTGGCATAGGTATGGCTGTGGACGGAGTCATGACGGAGGTTAACGGCCGACTCTGCGAGATCTTAGGTTACACCCGCGATGAACTCATCGGCCAGCACGTACAGTTGCTTTGCCCGGACGACACAGTGTATGAGTCTGCTTTGCAGCAGATGCATGCCCGGGTTGAGGTGACTGGGAAGTGTACGCTTGAGACCCGGTTCCGGCGCAAAGACGGCGCGATCATCGATGTGCTCCTCTCCATAACACCTCTCGACCCGATGCACTTCTCCTGGGGCGTGACGTTCACCGTCCAGGATATCACGGAACGTAAAGCGATGGAGAGGGAGATCGAATATCATGCCAGGGAACTTGCCCGGCAGACGAACAGCCTCGCCATCGCGAATAGGAAACTCAATCTGATGAGCAGCATCACCCGGCACGATATCCTGAACCAGCTGACGATCCTTCTCGGCAATCTCTGGATTGCGGAGGAGACCGGGGCAGGACAGAACATCTCGGAGTATCTTGCCCGGGTGAAGGGCGCCGCCGGCCGGATACACCGCCAGATCGAGTTCACCAGGGACTACACGGATCTCGGCGTCCGGTCGCCGGAGTGGCAGCGTGTTTCGGATCTGATCCGGTCGGCAGTGCACCAGGATTTGCCGGTTGACGATGAAACTCGTGACCTGGTCATCTACGCGGATCCGATGCTTGAGACGGTCTTTGCCAACCTGATGGACAACACGCTCCGGCACGGTGAGTCGGCGACCGGGGTCCGCGTCCGGTATCGCCTGGAGGAGAACGGGGACCTCACCCTCATCTGGGAGGACGACGGCGTAGGTATTCCTGTCGAGGAGAAGGAGCGGATCTTCCAGCGGGGCGTCGGGAAGAACACGGGTCTTGGCCTCTTCCTGATCCGGGAAATCCTCGCGATCACCGGGATCAACATCGCTGAGACGGGTGAGCCCGGGAAAGGAGCACGGTTTGAGATGCTCGTGCCCCGCGGGGCATACAAGATCCTGGGGTGA